A portion of the Schistocerca gregaria isolate iqSchGreg1 unplaced genomic scaffold, iqSchGreg1.2 ptg000808l, whole genome shotgun sequence genome contains these proteins:
- the LOC126322394 gene encoding RNA-binding protein PNO1-like: MAQVIISEESLSSEFGHDQSPSEPNACHTDSTDVVFDALRPHQMNAGMAQFRRIPVPNNRLTALRNHWAEIYTPIVDNLKLQIRMNTKTKHVELRTSPETEDIGVLDRAVEFIRAYLIGFEISDAKALLRIEDLYLQSFNVDDVKHLTGDHLSRAIGRIAGKDGKTKFTIENATRTRIVLADKRISLLGSYQNIKLARDAVCDLILGAPPSKVYYKLQNISARLKERF; this comes from the exons ATGGCTCAGGTTATCATCAGTGAGGAGAGCCTCTCTTCGGAATTCGGGCACGACCAGAGCCCTTCGGAGCCCAATGCATGCCACACCGACAGCACGGACGTCGTGTTCGACGCCCTGAGGCCTCATCAGATGAAC GCCGGAATGGCTCAATTCCGTCGTATACCCGTGCCGAACAACCGCCTCACCGCACTCAGAAATCACTGGGCGGAAATATACACGCCCATTGTCGACAACCTCAAACTGCAAATTCGAATGAACACAAAAACCAAACATGTAGAACTACGT ACATCTCCAGAAACAGAAGACATCGGCGTCCTGGATCGCGCCGTGGAGTTCATCCGAGCATACCTTATCGGGTTCGAAATATCT GACGCAAAAGCGTTGCTTAGAATAGAGGACCTCTACCTTCAATCTTTCAATGTTGACGACGTCAAGCACTTGACCGGCGACCATCTATCTAGAGCTATTGGAAGAATCGCTGGTAAAGATGGCAAAACAAAATTCACCATTGAAAATGCCACCAGGACACGTATCGTTCTAGCTGACAA GCGAATTAGCTTGCTTGGTTCCTACCAGAACATCAAGTTAGCTCGAGATGCTGTTTGTGATCTGATTTTGGGTGCACCTCCATCTAAAGTCTATTACAAACTACAAAATATTAGCGCTCGACTCAAGGAAAGGTTTTGA